The stretch of DNA GATCATCCCGCTTTCGATTTCCGGCGTCATTTCCTATGCCATGAGCGGGCACGTCGATTGGATCGCAGCGCTTTTGATGGTGGTCGGCACCATTATCGGCTCGCAAATCGGCAGCTGGCTGCTTTCGCGGCTTTCCGAAGTGTTCTTGCGCTGGTTCTTCGTGGCGTTCCTGGCATTCGTCGTGGTCAGCCAGCTGGTATTGACGCCTTCGCGCAACTCCAGCATCCACTTGACCGTGGTCAAAGGCATTCTGCTCGTGCTGCTCGGCGTGCTCATCGGCATGCTTTCGGCGCTACTGGGCATCGGCGGCGGCGCCGTGACCGTGCCCGCGCTTTCGCTGCTCTTCGGCGCGAGCGATCTGATTGCCCGCGGCACCTCGTTGCTGGCCATGTTCCCCAGCGCCATCACCGGCACCTTCGCCAATTGGAAGCGTGGGCTGGTACATCTCAAGAACGGCCTGATCATTGGCATCGCCGCCGCTTGCGGAACGCCGCTGGGAGCCTGGGTCGCCGCGTTCGTCTCGGCCAAAGTAGGCTCGTACCTGCTCGCGGCCTACCTTTTCATCATTCTGCTGCGCTCCGCCTGGACCGCCCTGAAGATCACGCCCGGCATCGCGCCGTTGCCGTCACGCA from Bifidobacterium sp. ESL0800 encodes:
- a CDS encoding sulfite exporter TauE/SafE family protein produces the protein MIVVGLIAGFFSGLFGIGGGSIIVPALVWLGMTQRHAAATSLAAIIPLSISGVISYAMSGHVDWIAALLMVVGTIIGSQIGSWLLSRLSEVFLRWFFVAFLAFVVVSQLVLTPSRNSSIHLTVVKGILLVLLGVLIGMLSALLGIGGGAVTVPALSLLFGASDLIARGTSLLAMFPSAITGTFANWKRGLVHLKNGLIIGIAAACGTPLGAWVAAFVSAKVGSYLLAAYLFIILLRSAWTALKITPGIAPLPSRK